The genomic window GGTGAGCCACCCGATCCTGCATACCCCCCTGATCCTGACGGCCCCCCTGCCGCAGGGCTGGGCCACGCTCGGGGTCCGGATCGGTGGGCCGGCCGCAGGATCCCCCGGATAGCGGGGGCCGCAGCCGCGCCGGACGGGCCGGCTCAGCCGACCCCGATCTCGACGATCTTCAGCTTCAGCGTGCCGACGGGGATCGGCACCTCGACCTCGTCGCCGACCTTCTTGCCGACGAGGCCCTGGCCGATGGGGCTGGTGAGGAGGATCTTGTTCTGGTCGTAATCCTCGTCCCCCGGCCCGACCAGTATGAAATCCTCCTCCTCATTGAGATCCAGATCCAGGACCCGGACCTTGGACCCGAACACGACCCGATCGGTGGGCAGGGTCGTCTTGTCGACGATGAAGGCACGCCCGAGCTTCTCCTGCAGGTCGTTGATCTTCGCCTGCAGCATCCCCTGGGCCTCGACGGCGGCGTCGAACTCGGCGTTCTCGGAGAGGTCCCCATAGCCCCTCGCCTGCGCGATCTGCTCGGCGATGCGGGGCATGTCGTCATTCTTCATCCGGTCGAGCAACGCCTTCTGCTTCTCGTAGCCTTCCTTCGACATCGGTATACGGTCGCTGGACATCCCGATCTGCTCCCACCACGGCTCTGAGTTGATGCACGAACCTGTCCGGTCGACGCCGAATCCGTCCGGCACGCGCCGGGTCGATTCGGCCGCGCGGGACCGCAGCGCGACCCCGCGACCGTCGGGGCCTCACCGCGCGCGGGAGGCCCGGGTACAGGAACCGGCGCACTCGGGAAATGAAGTCATCAAGGTATCTCCGGATATCGAATCCCATGACCCGGGATGCGACCGCGAGATCGAAGAAAAAAACGCGACTCCGGGTGTCCCGGCGTCGCGCTCATCCCATATCTCGCCGGTTCAAGCCTAGTCTCCCCGGTTGGCCCACGCAAGGCCAATCACGGGCCGGTCAAGCGTCCGAAAAAGTCCCGCCGCCGGGGCCCCGCCGGGGGGGCGTGGCGATGGGTCGGGTCCAGACGTGCCAGGCATGTTCACGGGCGAGAGGTCTTATTCGTGGCGGAGCGCCTCGATCGGGTCCATCATCGCGGCGCGTCGGGCCGGATAGAGGCCGAAGAGGATGCCGATTCCCACCGAGATGCTGAAGGCGAGGATCACCGAAAAGGGGGTCACGAACGCCTTCTGGTCGGGGATGAAGTACACAATCATGTAGGGGATGACGATGCCCAGGGTGACCCCCAGCACGCCGCCGACCCCCGAGAGCACGACGGTCTCGATGAGGAACTGCTGGGTGATGTCCTTCCGCTTGGCGCCCAGGGCGCGGCGGATGCCGATCTCCCGCGTCCGCTCGGTGACGGTCGCCAGCATGATGTTCATGATGCCGATGCCGCCGACGAGCAGCGAGATCGCCGCGATGGTCCCGAGGATGATGTTGAACTGGCGGGCCGTCTGCTGGGCCGCGACGAGCAGGTCGTACGGGACCGTCATCTCGACGTCCTTGCGGGGGTGCCAGGGCTCGTAGGCCGCCTTGATGATCGGCACGGTCGGCCGGACCTCGTCGGTCGAGCCCACCTTGAGGGTGATCTGCGAGAGCTGGGTCTCCTCGGCCTCCATCGAGCCGGAGCGGTTGTTCACGATCTTCTCGCCGAACCGCACCTTGCAGGTGTTCAGCGGGATGTACACGTCCTTGTTGAAGTCCTGGGCGGCGAGGCTGCCGGAGGTGCCGGCGGTGCTCTGCCGCTCCTTCGTGACCCCGACCACGGTGTAGTAGTCGGAGCCCAGCTTCACGGAGAGCCCGATCGGGTCCTCGTAGGGGAAGAGGGTCTTCGCCGTGGTGGCGGCGAGCACGGCGTAGTTCTGGAACCGCTCGTTGTCCGCGGCCGTGAGGAACCGGCCGCGGTCGATCTCGAGCATGCTGAAGTCCGCGTAGTCCTCCGTGGTGCCGACGACCCGGCCGTCCAGGAAGTACTGGTAGCGCCGGATCTGCTTGCGGATCTCGCGGATCGGCAGCACCTTGCGGATCGTCGGCACGGTCTCCACGATCCGATCGTAGTCGTTGTACTTGATGCCGTAGTTGAGGATCCGGGACGGCCTGCCGCCGGTGGCCTGGGCCTCGTCGCTGGGCTTGACCGAGCGGATGATGATGTTCGTGGCGCCCAGGGCCCGGATGCGCTCCAGCGCGTCCCGGCTGGAGCCCTCGGCGATCGCCAGCATGGAGATCACGGCCGCGACGCCGAAGACCGTGCCCAGCACCGTCAACCCGGAGCGGAGCTTGTGCAGCAGCAGGCTCTTCATCCCCAGCCGCAAGGCCCGCCAGATGCGTCCCATGTCAGCGCCTTCCCCTTCGGCAAACTACGGACGACCCCCCGCGCGGGGGGTCACTCGGTCTCCCACACCTCGCCCGGCGCCCCGCCGTCGGTGACGGCCACGGCGCCCTGGCCCTGCATCATCCTCGGGCTCGGCCCGTCCTCGACGATCCGGCCGTCCTGCATGCGGATGATCCGCTTGGCGTGCTCGGCGATGTCCTGCTCGTGCGTCACCATGATGATGGTCTTGCCGGCGTCGTTGAGCCGGCCGAGCATCGCCATGATCTCGTGGCTGGTCTTCGTGTCCAGGTTCCCGGTCGCCTCGTCGGCGAGGATGATGTACGGGTCGTTGATCAGCGAGCGGGCGATGGCGACGCGCTGCTGCTGGCCGCCGGAGAGCTGGGTGGGGCGGTGGTCGAACCGGTCGCCGAGCCCGACGAGCTTGGCCAGCTCGAGCGAACGCTCGTGGGCCTCGGGGCTGATCTCCCCGCCGCCCTGGTACGTCAGCGGGAGCTGGATGTTCTCCAGCACCGTGTACTGCTGGATCAGGTTGTACGACTGGAAGATGAAGCCGAGGTACCGGCTGCGGACCTCCGAGAGCTCGTCGTCGTCGAGCCGGGAGACGTCACGCCCCCCCAGCAGGTACTGGCCGCTGCTCGGCCGGTCGAGGCAGCCGAGCAGGTTCAGCATCGTGCTCTTGCCGGAGCCGGACGCCCCCATGATGGCGATGTACTCGCCGGGGTAGAAGTCCACGGACACGCCCCGGAGGGCGTGCACCGTGACCGCGGTGGTGTTCTTGTTGCGGCTGAAGAGGCCGCCGGACGTGTGATGCCCCATCACATACGTCTTCTTGACGTCGATGATGCTGACGATGGGCTCGTCGCCGCGTCCGTTCCCGTTGCCGGTGAAATCCACGGCTAGTTCCCTCCCCCGCCGCCCGGAGGGCCGCCGCCGAAGCCGCCGCCCGGCGGGCCGCCGCCCTGGCGCATCTGCTCGCGCATCTGCCGCATCTGATCCAGCTCCTCGTCCGTGAAGCCGGCCTTCTTCATGATGGCGGCCCGCTCCTCCTCGGAGGCGCCCTTGAGCTTGGCGCGGTCCTCGGCGGGGATGTTCTTCATCTTCTCGAAGAGCGCCCCGCCGGCCCCGCCGCGGCCGCGCGCCCCCTTGGCCTTGGCCTTGCCGGGCTCGCCGCCCTTGGCCAGCTCGGCCTTGCCCGGAGGCCCGCCGGCGCCGGCCTTGCCGGGCTCGCCCGCCGGGCCGGCCGCCTCGCCCTCCTTGCCCTTGGCCGCCCCCCAGTCCTTCTTGCTGGCCCCGCGGCTGCCGTTGCCGGCGATCTCGCGCCGCTGCTCCTCGGTCAGGAGGACCGTCGGGTTGAGGGCCACGACCGTGCCGTTGGTCAGCCCCTTGGTCACCTCGACGAACTTGTCGTTGGTCACGCCCAGCTCGATCTCACGCCGCTCGAAGCCGGCGGGCGTGCGCACCATCAGGTGGTCCTTCCCGCCGTACTCCAGGATCGCCTGCACGGGGACGCTGAGGACGTTCTCCTTGCGATCGACCAGGATGGTCACCTCCGCGTTCATGCCCGGCCGCAGGCCAGGCAGCGGGTTCTCGATCCGGACCTTCGTGGTGTAGACCTTGATGTCCGAGCTGAAGAAGCTGGACGGGTCGGGCAGGGGGGCCACCTCCTGGACCGTGCCCTCCAGCTCCATGTCGGCGAAGGCGTCCACGCGGATCCGGGCCTTCATGCCCGAGGCGATCTTGTCGATCTGGGATTCGTGGACCTTGGCGTTCACCTGCATCTTCTGGATGTCGGGGAGGCTGAAGATCTTCTGACGCTCGCGGACGGTGGCCCCCTCCTCGATCTGGGGCGCGGTGCTGCCGAAGTTCTTCCCCGGATCATTGGCGTAGACCACGATCCCGTCGCCGGGCGCGAACAGCTTGCAGTTGGCGATCTGCTTCTCGAGCTTGGCCTCCTTGGTCTTCTCGAGCTCCCAGGCCTGCTGCTTGGCGTACTCGTCGGACTTGGCCTTCTCGACCTCGGAGGTCAGCTCCTTGATCGTCTTGTTCTTCGTATACTCCTCCAGGACCTTCAGCTTGGTCTGGGCCTGCTCCAGGGCGAACTTGGCCTTCTGATAGGTCAGCTCCTCGGAGACCTTCGAGGCCTTCGAGACGTAGCCCTTCTCCCACATCCGGTTGGACCAGTCCACGCGGTCCTCGGACCGCTTCAGGTCGGACTCCGCGAGCTTGATCTCGCCCTGGATCGTCGCCTGGTCCTGGAGGTAGATGCCCTCCATGTACTCCTTGACGGCGATCTGGGCGACCTCGCGGGTGAGCTTGGCGTTCTGGAAGGAGGCCTCGGCGGACTGGGTCGAGATCTTCTGATTCGTGAACGAGTCCCGCAGCGAGGCGGAGTCGAGCTCGCAGACCAGCTCGCCCTTCTTGACCTTCGTGCCCTCGGGGACGATGGAGATGATCGTCGTGGAGCCCTCGACCTGGCAGAGGACGTCCTGATTCTTGGAGCTCTCCAGCGACCCCTTGTCGGCGACGGTGATCGGCAGCACGCCGGTCTTCACCTCGAAGGGGATGACGTCCACGTCGGCCGGCTTGAAGAAGCCGCGGATCGGCTTGCTCAGCCCCGGGACGCTGATGACCGTGATCCCCCCCAGGGCGAGCAGCGCGACGAGCCCGATGACCAGGAGCTTACCGACGGGGGCCCTGCGCCGGCTGGGGCGCTGGAGCGGAGGCAGGTCGTGCGGAGGCGCCGCCGCCTTGGCTGAGGATGGGTCCCCGGTATTCTGAAGGGAAAAGTTCACTGAAAGCCTCCCATTCGTCGTAGGGCAGGGTGCCGATGTCGCGATACACCGTCAGGCGGGCTGCTTGATAGGACTGATAGGCGGAGAGGAGGGCCTGCTCGCTCCGGATCAGGTTGTTGTGGAAGTTGACCAGGTTGTTGGTCTGCGTCGCCGCGTTGGCCGCCAGGCCGACGCCGCCGGCGGCCCCGCCCTGGGGCGGGGCGATGATCTGCTCGAACGCCTGGTCCTTCAGCTGGATGTTGAGGATCAGGTTGCGCTTCGTGATCTCGTAGCCGATGTACTGGACCTGCATGGCACGGATGTCGGATCGCAACTGATACTTGACGAAGTCCTCCTGGGACATGAGCTGGCGGCGGGCCTGTTCGTAGGCGATGATCGCCTGGCGGAAGGAATTCCGCTCCGCCACGCGGATGAGCGGCAGCTCCGCGTTGAGCACCAGCCGGAACTGCTTCGCCTGATCCACGAACGCGAAGGGGTTCGAGGTCGTCGGCGGGGTGAATATCTGGTTGGTGATGGCGACGTTCAGGTAGCCCCTCAGCGCGTTGGCCCTGACCCGGATCTGCCGCCATGCATCGTAAAGCGCCGCTCGGTTGTTCATCAAGTCCAGGCGGAACTCGGCGGCGATCCGGACGGCGGCCTGGAGGGTTGCCTCCAGCTCGTCCTCGTTGTCGTAGGTCGTGCTCCCCTTGTACATGCCCAGGACCGAGCTGCCGTCGAGCACGATGTCCTCGAGCTCGGGGAGCCTGTTGACGATGCGGGGGATGTCGTCCAGCCGGCGGTTGGCCGACCGCTGCCAGTCGTCGATCGCCTCGTAGACGTCCAGGTACGCCTGCACGAGGCTCAGGTCCGGCACCATGGGGGTGTCCGGCGGCATGCCGAGCTGCTGCTTGAACTGGTCAAGCTGGTTCCGCAGGGTGAGGATGTCGCCGATCAGCGTCTGCCGGGCCCCCAGGACCGACGAGCGGATCTGGTCCACCTGGAGCTTCGTCAGGCCCGACGACTCGCCCTCGATCAGCTCCTCGTAGAGCGCCGCGAGCTGCTCGAAGTAGGCGAGGTTCCGCCGGTCGATGATGACCTGGGCGAAGTTGACGACGACCGGGATGAAGCCCAGCGTCGGGTCGCTGTTGCCGCCGCCCGAGAACCCCTGGGCGGCCAGGCCGGTCCCGAAGTTGGTGATCGTGCCGCCGGTCAGCGAGACGACGATGAACTCCTGGCGGAACTTGGCGAACGAGCGGGTCTGATAGACCAGGTTGCGCTCGGCCTGAGTCAGGTTCTCCAGCACCACGGCCCGGCCGGCGCCCCGGAGGAACGGCTGGATGAAGGAGAGCGGGAGGGACGACTGGACGGTCGGCTGGATCGGGTTCTTGCCGACGAAGTTGAACACGACCTGGTTGGCGAACCCCATCAGGAGCTGGCCGCCCGAGCTGAAGAGCTTGCCGACGCCGGCGACCTCCCCCATCGTGAGCGAGGAGATCTGGCCGCCGGGAGACTTCCGGGTGGAGTACAGGAACTGGTTCGCCGGGTTCACTCCCGCCGCGAACCCCGCGCCGATGGGCGTGGTCAGCGGCGACATCCCCGCGTAGAACTGGGGCTCGAACTGGAACCTCTGCAGGGTGACGGCCAGTGCGGACGCGTACAGGTTCTCCAGCTGCGTCTGATAGACGCGTGAGTTGATGAGCGCGACCGTGAATGCCTGCTGCATCGTCACTACGTACGGCCTGGCATTGCGAGGCAGGCCGGCGACCTGGGCGACGTTGAGCGGCGGGACCCTCGGCACGAGGATGCCGGCGAGCTCGGCGGCCTGCTCCTGGTTGAAGCCGCCGGACGGGCCCGCGGGGGCGATGCGCTGGAGTTCTCGCCGGGTCTCTTCGGACATCTCTCTCTGGCTGTCGCGGGATTCGAGGGGGATCCGGGGGCCGGGGGGCAGCGGCTGCTGCACGGCCTGGTCCGGGGGCTGGGCCGTTTTGACGACGGCGAGGTCCCTTAACCCCGGCTTCCGCGTCGATCCCTTGCGCACGATGGTCTCGACGGGTTTGGGGGGCGGGATGGCCTTCGACTGCCGACCTGGCCGTGTCGAGGCAATCTGTTTAGGCGATGAAGCGGCCGCCTTGGTCCGCGGATTCGCGCCCGAATTCCTGGCGGAGGGGCCGCCCGGCGGGGTGCCGCCGGGGGTGGCGCCGCCCGGCGGGGCCGGCTCGATGGACGACGGGTCGGGGCCGGGCAAGGACCCGCCGCGTCCCGGGGTGGCGCCTCCGGCCGCCGGGTCCGGGCCCGGTCCCGAGGTGCCGGGGGCGGGGTTGTCCGGGTTCCCCGTGCCGGGTGCGAAGGGCGACGCGGCCGACGGCGGCTGGACGGTGCCTCGCACGTTGGGCGTCGGGAAGCCGACGGCCGCATCGGCCGGCCTGGGCCCCGGGGGCAGGCTGAAGTTCGGGTCGTTCGACTCCCGCTCGGTCCGCCAGCGCTCGAGCAGCTCGAGGTACCCCGTCCCCTCCACCGGGACCAGGACGCGGTTGTCCGGCCACTGCGGCACCGGCGAGAGGGCCGCGGTCGCCGGATCGTCCGGAGGCGCCGGGGGGAATTCGGGATCATAGGGGGACGCGAACCGGGACATGGCCGGCGGCTCGACCGAGAAGACGTCCAGGCGCCAGCGCGGGTCGCGGCTCTTCTCGAAGACGGCCTCCGAGACGTCCTGGTTCGCCCATTCCCGGTAGAACTCGCGCGTGCAGCCCACCTGGGTCCCCGCCGCGAGGATGGTGAGGATGGCTCCCCGTCGCAGACCTCTCCGGAGAGCACGCGGGGAAGATTGGCCTATCCTGAACATGGACTTCACCTCGTCACCAAGCGGCCTCTGAGCCGCGGACAGGCTGATATAATGGCCGGGATGCGCGGCCGGCCCGGCAGGTCCGCTCGCCGAGCGCGCCCTCCACGACGCTCGTCCGGACCAGATCGGGCCTGCCCTGGCGGCGCAGGCCGGGTATCGGCCGGGGGCCGACTCACGGGTTGTATCGGACGTGCCGGTCGCTCCAGTTGAGCGGAAAGGGGCGCCCGGCGGCGTGGTGCCGGTCGCGTCCCGCCCCGTTTTCATGCAGCGGGGCGGGCCCGGGGGCCGAAATTGGTCACATCACAGGGAAGCCCTGGCGGCGGACTTGCGCCGGATCGTCGGAGGACTGGGCCGCGAGGCGGGCCCGACGGTCGGGAAACCAGGGCCCCGCCGCCGCCGGCTCGATCGTCGTGGCCGGGGGCGGATGGCGGATCCTGGCTCGTGGAGAAGGGAGTCTCCGATGCGGTTTGTCAATCGCGGGTCTGAATCGTCGGCCAGGGGGCCGCGCACGAGCGGGGCCTATCGGCCCAATGCCGAGGGGCTGGAGGATCGCTGGCTCATGGCCCTGCTCCGGCTCGGGGCCGGCACGCCGTTCAACCTCGCCGGCCAGACGACCACGGCCCCCAATGGCCCCCAGACGATCGGCGGCCAGCTCCCCTTCATCGCCGATTCGTCGGGCACCGCCCAGACGCAGGGGAACCAGACGACCGACCCCGGCCTCGGCATCCTCCAGGTGGGGAACGTCCAGGCGCAGGGGGCGGGCTACTCCGTCGCGGCGCTGGGCGACATGAACGGCGACGGCAGCAACGACTACCTCATCGGCGCGCCGACCGTCACTCGGAACGGGAGCACGATCACCGCCTCGACCGGGATCGGCAACACCGCCTACCTGCTCTTCGGCGACCGATCCGCGAGCATCCCGACGATCCAGAGCTGGCTCTCGGCGACCCCCGAGCAGAGGGTCGGCGTGCTCTCCAACCTGGGCGGGACCCTCAACTTCGACCCGTTCACGAACCGGGGCACGCCCTTCGGCTACAACTTCGACGGTGTGTCGTTCATCACGAGTCAGTCCACCAATTCCGGCCTGGGCACGTTCGTCGCCGCGGCGGGCAACAACGCCTTCTTCATCGGGGCCCCGAACTATGCGGGGGGCGGCCGCCTATACCTCGTCACCGCGACGTCGAACTTCAACCTCGGGACCCTTCGCTCGGCCCCGATCGACCTGGATAGCCCGCAGAACTACGCGGGGCTTACGATCATCACCTTCGAGGACACGGCCAATCCCAATTCCGGGCTAGGCCGGTCCGCGACGCTGGCCACGAACATCTTCGGCGACGGCAGCGGCGACGTCGTCATCGGCGAGCCGACCGCCTCGCTGAACGGGAAGACCACAAACGGCGGCGTCTTCGTGTTCCAGGCCTCGTCGCTGCCCCAGACCGTCGGCGCGGCCAATATCGTCCAGGTCCAGTCCGGCTCCCAGTTCACGATTGCCGGCGCCACCTCGGGCGACCAGGCGGGCTTCTCGGTCGCCGACGCGGGGGACGTGAACGGGGACGGCTCGAACGACCTCCTCATCGGTGCGCCGGCGCACAACAGCAACGCGGGTGCGGCCTACCTGCTCTACGGGGGCACGCCGCTCACGTCGGGGCTCCTGAACGGGATCGTGGACCTCAGCCGCCTGCAGATCACGCCGAACACAACCACCGACCCGACGCCCCCGCAGGGTGCGGTCTTCTTCGGAACCGGGACGGACCAGGCGGGCTACACCGTCAGCACCGCCGGCAACTTCAACAACGGCGTCGACTCCCTCTCCGACTTCATGATCGGCTCCCCCGGCGCCAACGGCACGGCCGGCCGCGTGACTGTCTTCTACGGCGCGACGACCGGTGCCCTGAACTCGACCGGGCAGTTCACCGGGGGCCTGATCGCCAATGCGACGAACCCGATCCAGCTCAGCACCCCAACCGCGGCCCTGAACCTGACCGGCGTCTCGCCCCTGGCGGCCTCTTTCACCGGGGCCAGCACCGGATTCCGCGCGGGCACGTCGGTCTCCTACTACAACGCCCAGTCGTCCGGGACATCCAGCGTCATCCTCGTCGGCGCACCGGGCGACACGTCGCAGAGCGGCTCCGGCAGCGTCTATGAGCTCCAGGGCGCTTCCACGGGCACGTTCCAGACCCTCAACACGCAGCTGAACAGCACGAACGCCCGCCAGTACACCCTGACGTTCCCCACCACGTTCCAGAGCGCGGACGCCATCGGCTACGGCATCTCGGTCTCCGCGCTCCCGAGTGGGACCGGGGACTTCATCGCCGGGGCGCCCGGGTATACGGGGACGTTGAACACGTCGACGTCCACCCCGCCGACCCCGCTGGTCGGTGCCGCGGCCGTCGTCCTGAACGCCCTCCAGCCCAACAACACGCTGCCGATCCTCGGCGGTAGCGGCGGCGGTGGCGGCGGCGGCGGCGGCGGCGGTGGCGGCACCTTCAGCGGGTTCGCCGGGGCGACCCCGCCGGGGGTGGTGAACCTGACCTACACCGTCCCCACGTTCGGCAGCAGCTTCGTGCCGTCGGTGTCGGACCTGTCCACATACAACTACTCGCCGATCCCCCTGCGGGCCGCCCTCCAGCAGTACAAGGTGCCTCCCGGGTTCGCCCAGCGGTTCTACGCGTACTACCACCCGCGCGGCAAGGTCCCCGGCCGCGGCCAGGGGCAGAGCCGGAACACCTTCGACGGGTCGGGCGCGTTCACGCTCGGCAGCAAGGTCGCGACGCGAGGCCGGTTCCACCCGGGCAAGACCTACCAGTGGACGCACAGCACCAGGGCCGGGCTCATCGTCCCCCCCTCGTCGCTTCGCCAGCGGTACACCAGCCAGGGGAACCCGCTGGGCAGGGTCTGACGCCAGGCCCCCAGACCCGCATCCGCGCGACGACCCGCGCGCATCGGCCCCGAGCCGGCGCGGGCGGGTCGCGTCGTTCCCGCCGGTGTGCGGCCCCTCAGCGGCCCCGATTGTCCACGATCCGCGAGAGCCGGCTGGCCAGACGCTCCAGGGCCGGGCTGCGGTCGTACGGGTCCAGGTGGACGTTGAGCAGGCTGAATGAGTCGGCGTTGGACCAGGCCGCCTCCAGCGCCCTTTCGAGCTCCCCGACCGTCCGGACCTCGACTCCCATCCCCACGCCGAGCACCTCGGGGATCTTGTGGTACGCCCAGCCGTGGACGTCGTTGAACGAGCCCTCGAGGAGGAATCGCTCGGTCGTGTAGCCGTGGTTGTTCAGGACGACCACGATCGGATTGAGCCCGTGCCGGGCGATCGTCGAGAGTTCCATGCCCGTCATCTGGAACGCGCCGTCGCCCACGATCACCAGCGTGCGCGTCGAGGGCCCGGCCATACCCGCCCCCACCGCCGCGGGCACGCTGAAGCCCATCGAGGTGTAGTAGGCCGGGCTGAGGAACTCGGTCTGCCGGTGGATCTCCAGGTCCGCGGCGCCGAAGAGCGAGTCGCCAACGTCCGCGATCACCGTGACCTCCCGGTGGCGGGCGAGCAGCGCGTTGAGGCGGGCGAAGAGGAGCGAGGAGGTCACGGCCGACTCGGGGGTGGCCTCCGCGGCCTCGAAGGGGCTGGTCCGGCGGGGCACGGGGGTCCTCGCCGGCTTGAGGTCGCGGCGGATCAGGCCCTCCAGGAAGTCGTCCAGGCGGACGTCGCGGTAGTGGTGGTGCCGGATCCGCAGGTCCTCGCTCGTCGCGTCGATGCAGCGGGAGGGGTCCAGCTTGGCCGTGAAGATGCCCAGGTTGATGTCCGTCAGGAAGCAGCCGAGCATGAGCAGGCAGTCGGCCGACTCGACGAGCTCGGTGACCTCGGGGCGGCCGAGGGCCCCCTCGTAGATGCCCGCGAACTGCGGATGCGCCTCCGAGATCACGCTCTTGCCCAGGATGGTCGTCGCGATCGGCATCCCCGTGGATTCGGCCAGCGCGATCAGACGGTCCTGGAGCCGGAACCGGTGGATCTCCACGTCCGCCAGGATCACCGGCCGCCTGGCCGCCGAGAGGAGCGCGGCCGCCTCGTCGATCGCCTCCCGCAGCGCGTCGGGGTCGCTCGGTGGCAGGCCCTCGGTCGGGCGGTGCGGGCCGACCTGGCTCGCGTGCGTCTGGTCGCGCGGCAGCTCCAAGTAGACCGGCCGCTTGTACCGCAGCGCCGCCTCGAAGACGCGGTCGATCTCCGCGAAGGCCGTCTCCGGGCGGTCGAGCACCGCCGAGGCCGCGGTGATGTTGCGGAAGACCTCGAACTGGGTGTCGAAGCCCTTCACCTTGTGGTGGAGGAGGGGGTTCCGGGCCCGCTCGCCCATCCCCGGGGATCCGCTGAGGACGATGACCGGGGACTTCTCCGCGAAGGCGCCGGCGATGCTGTTGCAGGTGCTCAGCCCGCCGACGCAGTACGTCACGCAGACGCAGCCGAGGCCTTTAATCCGCGCGTAGGCGTCGGCCGCGAAGCCCGCGCTGTCCTCGCGGGTCATGCCGACGAGGCGGATCGGGCTCTCCTCCAGCAGCTTGTACAGGCCGAGCACGTAGTCGCCCGGGATGCCGAAGACGTGGCCGACCCCGTTCGCCCGGAGGCGGTCGATGATGTAGCCCCCGACCGTAAAGACGTCGGGGGCGGCCGCTGGCACGGAGGGGCGATCGGTCGGGGACGAAGGGACGTTCATCGCGGTTCTCCTGGCGGGCGGATCGGTGTTTCGAGCAGCCGCACGCGCCTGGTGCCCAGCCAGCGTCCGACGGGGCCGGTCGCGGACGCCGGGATCGGCCTCGCGTAGGCGTACACCCAGGCGCGCGGGCCGCCCCGCGTGGCGGCCTCGACGCGGCGAAATAGGCCTTCGGACACGCCCTCGTAGTCGTCCAGCACGTCCCGAAGGTGCTCCGCGGAGACGGGCCGGACGAAGCCCTCCACCCATCCGGCGGACGGGTCGTCGGGGTCGACCAGGGCGGGGTACGGGCCCAGGTCGTAGAGGCGACCCCGGACGGCGTCCGCCGTGCGGCCCCCGGCCGCGGCCGACTCGGGCCCTTCGGGGGAGAGCGTGCCGTAGGCGAAGAGCATTTCCATCGAGGTCCCTCCAGGTCCCCGGCGGTCCCCCCGTGCGGCGGTCAAGCCCGCCCCCG from Aquisphaera giovannonii includes these protein-coding regions:
- a CDS encoding beta strand repeat-containing protein, which codes for MRFVNRGSESSARGPRTSGAYRPNAEGLEDRWLMALLRLGAGTPFNLAGQTTTAPNGPQTIGGQLPFIADSSGTAQTQGNQTTDPGLGILQVGNVQAQGAGYSVAALGDMNGDGSNDYLIGAPTVTRNGSTITASTGIGNTAYLLFGDRSASIPTIQSWLSATPEQRVGVLSNLGGTLNFDPFTNRGTPFGYNFDGVSFITSQSTNSGLGTFVAAAGNNAFFIGAPNYAGGGRLYLVTATSNFNLGTLRSAPIDLDSPQNYAGLTIITFEDTANPNSGLGRSATLATNIFGDGSGDVVIGEPTASLNGKTTNGGVFVFQASSLPQTVGAANIVQVQSGSQFTIAGATSGDQAGFSVADAGDVNGDGSNDLLIGAPAHNSNAGAAYLLYGGTPLTSGLLNGIVDLSRLQITPNTTTDPTPPQGAVFFGTGTDQAGYTVSTAGNFNNGVDSLSDFMIGSPGANGTAGRVTVFYGATTGALNSTGQFTGGLIANATNPIQLSTPTAALNLTGVSPLAASFTGASTGFRAGTSVSYYNAQSSGTSSVILVGAPGDTSQSGSGSVYELQGASTGTFQTLNTQLNSTNARQYTLTFPTTFQSADAIGYGISVSALPSGTGDFIAGAPGYTGTLNTSTSTPPTPLVGAAAVVLNALQPNNTLPILGGSGGGGGGGGGGGGGTFSGFAGATPPGVVNLTYTVPTFGSSFVPSVSDLSTYNYSPIPLRAALQQYKVPPGFAQRFYAYYHPRGKVPGRGQGQSRNTFDGSGAFTLGSKVATRGRFHPGKTYQWTHSTRAGLIVPPSSLRQRYTSQGNPLGRV
- a CDS encoding alpha-keto acid decarboxylase family protein, which codes for MNVPSSPTDRPSVPAAAPDVFTVGGYIIDRLRANGVGHVFGIPGDYVLGLYKLLEESPIRLVGMTREDSAGFAADAYARIKGLGCVCVTYCVGGLSTCNSIAGAFAEKSPVIVLSGSPGMGERARNPLLHHKVKGFDTQFEVFRNITAASAVLDRPETAFAEIDRVFEAALRYKRPVYLELPRDQTHASQVGPHRPTEGLPPSDPDALREAIDEAAALLSAARRPVILADVEIHRFRLQDRLIALAESTGMPIATTILGKSVISEAHPQFAGIYEGALGRPEVTELVESADCLLMLGCFLTDINLGIFTAKLDPSRCIDATSEDLRIRHHHYRDVRLDDFLEGLIRRDLKPARTPVPRRTSPFEAAEATPESAVTSSLLFARLNALLARHREVTVIADVGDSLFGAADLEIHRQTEFLSPAYYTSMGFSVPAAVGAGMAGPSTRTLVIVGDGAFQMTGMELSTIARHGLNPIVVVLNNHGYTTERFLLEGSFNDVHGWAYHKIPEVLGVGMGVEVRTVGELERALEAAWSNADSFSLLNVHLDPYDRSPALERLASRLSRIVDNRGR
- a CDS encoding gamma-glutamylcyclotransferase family protein, with the translated sequence MEMLFAYGTLSPEGPESAAAGGRTADAVRGRLYDLGPYPALVDPDDPSAGWVEGFVRPVSAEHLRDVLDDYEGVSEGLFRRVEAATRGGPRAWVYAYARPIPASATGPVGRWLGTRRVRLLETPIRPPGEPR